The Paenibacillus spongiae nucleotide sequence CAAGAAGGCTTCCATTAAAAAGTGTATAAAATCAGACGATTTGCCATTTCTTCCTTTCATCGCCTGGTGGAATAATATTTCCGAGAACGAAATCATGAGGGAGTTGAAGCCGGAGATGAACGCAAAGCTGAAGATCGGCATTCTTGGGGGCGGAGGCATATTGGCCGCGCATGCCCCGGGTTTTATGCGTCTTAGGGATCTATGCGAAGTCGTAGTGGCGGAGACCGATGCAAGCCGCCACCATGAGATCAGAAGACTGCTGGGCGATGAGGTTGCCATTGTGAGCGACTATAACGAGATTTTGGCCGATGCGGACGTGGATGCTGTAGACATTATTCTTCCCCATTATTTGCACGCGCCTGCCGCAATCGCGGCTGCGAACGCGGGCAAACATATCCTGACCGAGAAGGTGATGGCCCGCAATCTGCAAGAGTGCGATCAAATGATTGAAGCATGCGGGAGATCGGGCGTATCGCTTACCGTCTGCCATGACCGGCGTTACGATTCCGAATGGCAGGCGCTTAAGGATGTCGTGGATTCCGGCGAACTGGGAGACATTCTGTTCTGGAAGCTGGAACACAATCAGAATGTCGTTTTCCCCGAAGGAAGCTGGGTGCGGTCCAAGGAAAAGCTTGGCGGGGGAGCCATCATGAGCTGTCTCACCCATCAAATCGATTCGCTCAGATGGTATGAAGGCGAAGTGGATCACGTGACCTGCATGACGAGGACGGAGCCGGGCCGCATGGAAGGCGAGAGCATCGGAGCCATACTCGCCAAGATGCGCTCGGGCGCGCTGGCTCTGCTCTCCATTAACTGGTACACGCAATCGCATCACGCTCCCAACGGATTATGGTACGAATTCAATCATGTCACCGGCACGAAAGGAGAAGCGTATTTCATGAGCGGCAAGGGCACATACGTCAAAATTCATGACGGATCGTCCAAGCACTACTACGACACGGAAGGCAAAGGAAGCTTCGTCAAGGTTGACGTTAAAAAAGACCTGACAGGGCACCAGCGCTGCATCGAGCAATGGGTGAAGAGCTTGAGGGGAGAACAAGCGGAAATTCTGACCAACGGGACTGATAGCCGCCGAACAGTTGAAGTGGCGGAAGCCGCTTACCGGGCTGAGGAAACGAAAGCGGTCGTTAGCCTTCCCCTCCAGCCGGCACGTTGAATACGGCAAACAGGCGAATAAAGGAGGAACAATCTTGAGGATCGGAATCGACAGCTTTACGATCCGGGAATTGAACCTGGATCCTTATCAGTGTCTGGATTATGTCAAGCAGCTCGGATTGGAAGGCGTGCAGTTTGGCGGTATTGCGGAATTAAGCAACAAGTGCGATCTGGGTGAATTAATGGACATACGGGATTACGCCGATTCGCTCGGGATGTATACGAATGTATCCGTAGATGCGTGCAATCCGCTGCTATTCCACCAATCGGAGGACGAAGCCAGAACCGCGATTACAAGAGATATTCAAATCTTGGCCAAGGCCGGCTGGCGTGAATTAAGAAGCGTGATCAGCCACAACGATGAACGATACAAACACCCCGTGCCATGGCACACGCATTTAACGAAGAGCGCCGAGTTCGTACGAAGCCTGAGGCCGGTGCTGGAGGCATGCGGCAGCCGGATCAATATCGAGAATCACGGCGACTCCACCTTCGATATTTTGCATGTGGTCGAAGCCTCCGGGGCAGATATATGCGGCGTATGCCTGGACACCGCCAATACGCTCGTTAATGCGGAAGACCCTGTTCTGGCCGCCAGAAGGGTCGCTCCTTACACGCACTTGACCCACATCAAGGACGGAATCGTCTTTTTCTCGGCGAACGGGGTCAGCAGGCAAGGAAAGGCACCCGGTCAAGGGATCGTCGATTTCGAGAGCATCCTTGCCGTTCTGGGCGAATACAACCCCGAGTTGCCTTTATCGATCGAAGATCACAAGTGGATTTTTGAATTTCCGGTGTTCGAACGGGATTGGTTCGGTCCCAATTCGGATTTGTCGTCCTATGAATTCGGGCAATTTATGAAACTGGTAGGGATAACGGAGAAGAAGCTTGCCTCCGGAGAGCTGCCCGCAATTGAAGCATACGAGGCAATCCCCTATTTGGCACAAATGGAAGAAAGGATTGCTAGCGGCGCCAACCATCTGCGGGATATTCGGAATCGGTTGAACGGATAACTGCGGCAAGTACAATGACTCTCGGCGTAGAGTGCATAGTCGGTCCGTATTCAGCGTGCCCGTGAGACGAGGTCTTACGGGCAAATGGACTCCATTCGACAACGCTGTTTCAAGGCACGGTCCACGGAACGATTCGAATAAGCGATGGTACGGTTGATTTGCCAGTGGAGCCGGTTCACCGGTATTCCCCCAGCCATTTGCCTGTTTCAATACAACGCCGTATGGTCTCCACTTCATCTTTCGTAATTGTAAGTCCCTCGACCATCGTGGCCTATTCGTCGGCCATGCCAGTAAGCTCCCGCTAACAAAACGCGAAAAACGTACGCTAAGCGAAAAATTACTCTAATAAGCCGGAAACCCGTAAGCTAAGGAATCCGGCTAATGTGCAATGTAATACGGGAATCAACTTTTAGGGTAATACCGTCGAAGCTCTCATATGGATGCATATGTCAAGTCGGTCTTCTAATGTCCCCCATATGCGCAATGACCATTACTTTGACCGTGCAATTCAGAAAATTGGAATAATTGTTTTCAAAAGATTGTTGATGACTCGCATTACGATTCATATATATACTCTCCTCACTTAGTAAAAAAAACGGATGAGACCTGCTTTTCTGCGTCTCATCCGTGGCTTTTATCCAACTTACTTCAGGCCATCCAGAAAAACTCTTGCAATAACGGCCGTAGTCATGTCTTCACGTTCCGGCTTGACCATTTCAATCCGCATGTCATACTTGTCCGCAAGAGAAACGATGGCTGGAAAAGCAATAATCTTCTCTCCGCGAATCGTGCCGTTTACGGCAATTTCCACGCCAAGCGGATCATGAACCCGTTCATTCTTGTCCTTGATTGACGCTCCCATATATTGCGCATATTCACCTGTCATACCGCAAATTGGACATTCGTCCACATACGGATGCAGGTGCTCTGGACGGTCGACTTCATAATGAATGCTGGCCGCATACTGGAAATAACCGTTCTCGTCTGAAGAATCGGGCTGAAACTTCTTCAACGGCTCGTAATAAAAGCGAAGGTGAAGACAGTGTTCGTGACTTCGGCTATCGTCCTCAAGACGTACCGGTTGCAAGCCTCTTCTTCTAGCATATCCGTCGCATCCTTCGTTAGAATGATAATACCCAAAATCGTTAGTCATATAGGTACAAGCTTCCAACTCTTCCAAAACGAGCTTTCTCGCAGACCCGTAGGATTTCACCAACGATGTGCTGACGTAGAACCACAGGTTCGGATAACGAGGAGCAAATTCGCCAAATTGCTTTGCTGGCGGCATAGTCAAATAGTTCTGTTCGTTCATTTAATATCTTCTCCTCTGCATGGTAAATGATTTTATTTGCTCCCTCAAGCTTTCAAGATGCGATGAACTCTGTCTAGTCCGGAAATAATTTCGCTAGTATGAAGTGCATAATAATGTTCGAGGACTTCCGTGATCACCAATCCGTTAAATCCTTTGAACGGAGCTAGAAGCCTTTCATATTCGATGGCTCCCCACCCGATAGGCAAATGAAGATCGCCTCTGCCCAAGGCCGTCCAGTTGTGGGTACCCATCGCGTTATACACGGGACGGTTCGTAATCCTTAATTCCTCGTAATTGCCGAAATTGTCATTCACATGTAAATGTACAACCAAATCTTTGAAACTTTCAATCGCCTGCAGCTGATCATAACCGTAATACGCTGACGCCAAGAAATCATGACCTAGATCATATGTCATCTTGATTTGCTGATGATCAAGCCTCCTGACCAAATCGGCTACTTTACCGCTGCGTTCAATCTCGATGTTCTCAATCGCAAGTACGACTTGATCCGTTCGATTCGCCGCCTTCAACAGCAACTGCTCGAGCAACTGCTCTTCCTGGGGGAACGATTCCTTCTCGTAATGAACAACCAGGATGCGGCTGCCGATCATGCTGCAAAACTCTTGTACGGAACTGAACAGCCGGTTAACTGCACCAGCGGCTCTTACGTTGCGCAAATCAAGCGATCTTGGCTGATGCACACTGTATTCGAAAGGGAACTGCCGCAAGATTCCGACAGCCATTTCTGTCCGGGTCGGATGAAGCGCTCCGTTGAATATCAGCTGCAATTGCTCAATCGAGAGTTCTACCGCTTCGACTCCGGCTGTGTGCGCAAATTTCAGCGTTTCTTCCAACTGTTCTAACCGGCAGCCCAACGACAATCCTTTTTTTACCATCGTTATACCTCCAGCGACTCCAGCATATCCATCACTTCAACAAGCGCATCTTCGTTATTGCTTCTTTCGGTTACCCGGCTGGCTGCTGCTTTAAGATCCGCATGTCCGTTTTTCATAGCGATGCCATGGAACGACGTAATCAACTCCAGATCGTTCAGACCGTCTCCGATCGTCGTTATGTCTTCACGTTTCACACCAGCAATCTCCATGAGTCTCAGGCACGCCGACCCCTTATTTATGCCTGGCGGAAGCACTTCCATCAAGCCGGGTTCGGAAACAACCGAATTCAATCTGGAGGGACCGATATCCGTGAACATCTTGATGCAATACTCTTGGAATTGATTTACACGCTCAACGTCTCCGAGAAGCATAATCTTATTAATCCGTTTCCATTCGCCGTAAATTTCGGTATAGAGCTTCTGTTGAATAGCAACCTTGTCTTTCATGCGAAACCGCTCGACCTCATCGCTCCACTCCGGCACATAGATTTGCTCATTGACAAATACAAGCAGATCCAATCCGTACTGCGCTTTAGTCGTACTGTGCAGATTCAGGACGAGTTCGGTATACGGCTGCGGCAAAAAATGTTCTTCCAGATAAGCCCCGCGAACGGGATCGTAGATCTTGGCTCCGTTGAAAAGAATGACCGGCTCCACAATATTCAATTGTTCAATGAATGGCTTTGATGCAACCAGCGTCCGTCCGGTCGCGAATGTCAATCTTCCGCCCTGACTTCGGAATTGCTCGGCGCGCCTGATTGTCTTTTCCCCGACTTGCTGTCGGGAATTCAGTAAGGTTCCATCTAAATCTGTAATGATCCATTTATTTGGCAACTGCAACTGAAATCAATCCTTCCTTCCTTTCATGCGAGTCCTCGGCATTCAGCATCAAGTTTCGCTCGGTATCGGCATCGAACAGATATCGGAAGTGAGTCAGCCGGAGCCGAATCTCATCGCCTTCTTTCACTTGCTCGGACAAGTCCGCGTAAATCTTGATATGTTGGGCTCCCGCCGCAAGGTGAAGTAATTTTTCCCGACCCGTGAATTCAATCATCAATACGTTGGCTTTAAAAGAGTTCGATTCATCTTCCGGCTTCACAATGTGGACCTGATGGGGGCGGAAGCCAATCATCAGCCGCTGCTCCGGCATTGCATCCTGTACGCCGGCAAGACTCGGCGGAAGCGTCAGCACGTCTCCGGTTTCCGGCAGCCGGACGCTCAATCCGGGACGTTCCCATCGGCAATCCAGCCTGTTCATGGACGGCATTCCGAGAAACTGGGCGACAAACCAGTTAACCGGGTTTTCATACAATTCATCAGGTGTCCCGTACTGCTGCAATCGTCCGTTGTTCATCACCGCAATGCGGTCGGACATGGACATCGCTTCTTCTTGATCATGGGTAACCATCACTGTCGTAATGCCGAGCTTCTTTTGAATACGCCGGATTTCTTCACGCAGGCTCATCCGGAGACGGGCATCCAGACTGGACAACGGTTCATCTAGCAGCAGCAGCTTAGGCTGCTTCGCCAAGGCCCGCGCCAAGGCCACGCGCTGTTGCTGTCCACCCGATAGTTGGCTCGGTTTCCGCTTCAGATAACCAGCCATTTGTACAATTTCCGCCGCTTCTATTGCCCGCTCTTCCGCTTGTTTCTTCGGCATTTTACGATTTTTCAAGGGAAACGTAATATTATCAAGCACGTTCATGTTCGGATAAAGCGCTGGATTCTGGAATACCATTCCGATATTCCGGTCCTTTGGGGGGACATAATTCATCAGTTCACCATCAAAATAAATACCGCCTTTGGATACTTCATGAATGCCTGCAATCATCAGCATGGTTGTGGATTTCCCGCAACCGCTCGGACCCAGCAGCGTTACCAGTTCCCCGTCCGCCACATCCAGATTCAAATCGGATACCGTGGGATCGCCTGACTCATAATATTTGAACAGCTGTGCAATGCGGACCTTCAATATCAACACCTCCATTTTATTCTTCGCGGCATTCCGGCTACATCTTCATATTGGAAAGTGCTTTCTGTGAGAAGAAATAAAGGATCACGCAAGGCAGCATATAGAACGTAGCCAGTGCCATTACCAGACCGTAGCTGGCAGAAGACGTCTCATTGAATAACGACTTGATAATAATCGATAGTGTATTAATACTGTCGTCAAATATAAACACCGATACCATCACATACTCTCCCCATCCGCTCAAGAAAGCGAACAGCGATATGGCTGTCACACCTGGCCAAATTTTGGGCAAGAAGACGGTATAGAATATCTTGAACTTTCCGCATCCGTCCGTTTGTGCCGCCCAAGTCAGTTCCTTGGGAACTTCGTCAAAAAAACCTTTGATGATCCAGGTGGACATCGGGATACCGCCCAATACTTTCAGAACCATGATGCCCGTCAAGGTGTTCAGCAATCCTGTTGTATTCAGAATATAAAACGC carries:
- a CDS encoding sugar phosphate isomerase/epimerase family protein; this translates as MVKKGLSLGCRLEQLEETLKFAHTAGVEAVELSIEQLQLIFNGALHPTRTEMAVGILRQFPFEYSVHQPRSLDLRNVRAAGAVNRLFSSVQEFCSMIGSRILVVHYEKESFPQEEQLLEQLLLKAANRTDQVVLAIENIEIERSGKVADLVRRLDHQQIKMTYDLGHDFLASAYYGYDQLQAIESFKDLVVHLHVNDNFGNYEELRITNRPVYNAMGTHNWTALGRGDLHLPIGWGAIEYERLLAPFKGFNGLVITEVLEHYYALHTSEIISGLDRVHRILKA
- a CDS encoding ABC transporter ATP-binding protein, whose protein sequence is MKVRIAQLFKYYESGDPTVSDLNLDVADGELVTLLGPSGCGKSTTMLMIAGIHEVSKGGIYFDGELMNYVPPKDRNIGMVFQNPALYPNMNVLDNITFPLKNRKMPKKQAEERAIEAAEIVQMAGYLKRKPSQLSGGQQQRVALARALAKQPKLLLLDEPLSSLDARLRMSLREEIRRIQKKLGITTVMVTHDQEEAMSMSDRIAVMNNGRLQQYGTPDELYENPVNWFVAQFLGMPSMNRLDCRWERPGLSVRLPETGDVLTLPPSLAGVQDAMPEQRLMIGFRPHQVHIVKPEDESNSFKANVLMIEFTGREKLLHLAAGAQHIKIYADLSEQVKEGDEIRLRLTHFRYLFDADTERNLMLNAEDSHERKEGLISVAVAK
- a CDS encoding Gfo/Idh/MocA family protein, which produces MNAKLKIGILGGGGILAAHAPGFMRLRDLCEVVVAETDASRHHEIRRLLGDEVAIVSDYNEILADADVDAVDIILPHYLHAPAAIAAANAGKHILTEKVMARNLQECDQMIEACGRSGVSLTVCHDRRYDSEWQALKDVVDSGELGDILFWKLEHNQNVVFPEGSWVRSKEKLGGGAIMSCLTHQIDSLRWYEGEVDHVTCMTRTEPGRMEGESIGAILAKMRSGALALLSINWYTQSHHAPNGLWYEFNHVTGTKGEAYFMSGKGTYVKIHDGSSKHYYDTEGKGSFVKVDVKKDLTGHQRCIEQWVKSLRGEQAEILTNGTDSRRTVEVAEAAYRAEETKAVVSLPLQPAR
- a CDS encoding sugar phosphate isomerase/epimerase family protein encodes the protein MRIGIDSFTIRELNLDPYQCLDYVKQLGLEGVQFGGIAELSNKCDLGELMDIRDYADSLGMYTNVSVDACNPLLFHQSEDEARTAITRDIQILAKAGWRELRSVISHNDERYKHPVPWHTHLTKSAEFVRSLRPVLEACGSRINIENHGDSTFDILHVVEASGADICGVCLDTANTLVNAEDPVLAARRVAPYTHLTHIKDGIVFFSANGVSRQGKAPGQGIVDFESILAVLGEYNPELPLSIEDHKWIFEFPVFERDWFGPNSDLSSYEFGQFMKLVGITEKKLASGELPAIEAYEAIPYLAQMEERIASGANHLRDIRNRLNG
- a CDS encoding HAD family hydrolase; the protein is MQLPNKWIITDLDGTLLNSRQQVGEKTIRRAEQFRSQGGRLTFATGRTLVASKPFIEQLNIVEPVILFNGAKIYDPVRGAYLEEHFLPQPYTELVLNLHSTTKAQYGLDLLVFVNEQIYVPEWSDEVERFRMKDKVAIQQKLYTEIYGEWKRINKIMLLGDVERVNQFQEYCIKMFTDIGPSRLNSVVSEPGLMEVLPPGINKGSACLRLMEIAGVKREDITTIGDGLNDLELITSFHGIAMKNGHADLKAAASRVTERSNNEDALVEVMDMLESLEV